One window from the genome of Macrobrachium rosenbergii isolate ZJJX-2024 chromosome 2, ASM4041242v1, whole genome shotgun sequence encodes:
- the LOC136845653 gene encoding uncharacterized protein, producing the protein MISRILTVAWVLSFRFSTLLCFLFSTGLVEGASSCSGDSIRCRSGDQCVRIQDICRNGMQCNDGSDENPRICSFWTHDSSCRHESFYWTRGRGCVSFRDFCNSPEKAAEKDPRICEIVNSRSLHLVSNDDTGLILTEQLVNLVQLAVNGTSKASTPCPMFYSRVGEHCLSFFSPARISWPEARQFCRSIGGELLSFKKATVLEEVLNYMRDSHFTSDYWIGGRFDLDSNAWAWVQDDSAMSLGSPYWAVRYNHSCVHRSPPHTDPYSSRPASLPGAPCFRYLQSPWNRAAGWCASMTYEHYYFFTDDACQDKMSPLCAYNGNFHQKLIVTEN; encoded by the exons ATGATTTCCAGGATATTAACAGTGGCTTGGGTCCTATCCTTCCGCTTTTCGACTCTCCTCTGCTTTCTCTTTTCGACCG GTCTGGTAGAGGGAGCTTCTTCTTGCTCAGGAGACTCCATCCGTTGTAGATCCGGCGATCAGTGCGTCCGCATTCAAGACATTTGCAGAAATGGCATGCAGTGCAATGATGGATCAGACGAGAACCCTCGTATTTGCTCT TTTTGGACCCACGACAGCAGCTGTCGGCACGAGTCTTTCTACTGGACACGAGGCAGGGGATGCGTTTCCTTTCGAGATTTCTGCAACAGCCCCGAAAAGGCAGCCGAGAAGGATCCTAGGATCTGCGAG ATTGTGAACAGCAGAAGTCTGCATTTGGTGTCCAATGACGACACAGGATTGATACTTA ccGAACAGTTGGTAAACCTGGTGCAGCTAGCGGTGAATGGAACTTCGAAGGCGTCCACTCCATGCCCGATGTTTTACAGTCGAGTTGGGGAGCACTGCTTGTCTTTCTTCTCTCCAGCAAGG ATCTCCTGGCCTGAAGCGAGACAGTTCTGCCGATCTATTGGGGGAGAATTACTGTCTTTCAAAAAAGCGACTGTCCTTGAAGAAGTTCTGAATTACATGAGAGACTCCC ACTTCACCAGTGACTATTGGATTGGAGGACGTTTCGACCTGGATTCGAACGCATGGGCTTGGGTACAAGACGATTCCGCCATGTCTCTAGGGTCACCCTACTGGGCCGTGAG GTACAACCACTCCTGCGTGCACCGGTCTCCTCCTCACACAGATCCCTACTCTTCTCGTCCAGCAAGTCTTCCCGGAGCACCCTGTTTCAGGTACCTCCAGTCACCTTGGAACAGAGCTGCAGGATG gtGTGCGTCTATGACTTACGAACACTATTACTTCTTTACTGATGACGCTTGCCAGGACAAAATGAGCCCTCTTTGCGCCTACAATGGAAACTTCCACCAGAAACTCATAGTTACAGAGAACTAG